The following are encoded in a window of Vespula vulgaris chromosome 8, iyVesVulg1.1, whole genome shotgun sequence genomic DNA:
- the LOC127065827 gene encoding mitogen-activated protein kinase kinase kinase 11-like isoform X3: MPPAGLSARGLSTLMDHGQPDARHRSERFLLYPENGSTYSHSSSTVTLSPRYQSGNRGNNHSTSYGYLYGRMSSNNMSDSSVSDTHSGGTARTVSQQTSPSHGTHSSSRSRQDNSSTIFTALFDYVAQGEDELSLQRGETVEVLSKDSKISGDEGWWTGKIHGKVGIFPANFVAEVESIDRVSSVIDKVQPVEIDFEELQLEEVIGVGGFGKVYRGFWQKHEVAVKAARQDPDEEPSVILENVRQEAKLFWLLKHENIVQLEGVCLKMPNMCLVMEYARGGSLNRVLSGRKIRPDVLVDWAIQIARGMDYLHNKAPVSLIHRDLKSSNVLLSEPIENDDLQYKTLKITDFGLAREVYKTTRMSAAGTYAWMAPEVIKKSTFSKASDVWSYGVLLWELLTGETPYKGIDALAVAYGVAVNKLTLPIPSTCPQPWRCLMEACWSSDSHCRPGFAEILLALDEVRSAFAATPHESFHTMQEDWRLEIEQVLHGLRMKEKACRSLEEELRCREEELTKAQVQQRQHEENLRQREQELAAREIDLLERELTVMIIQQQNTPTPNKRRGKFKKSRLKLNKKEPGSNISAPSDFRHTITVQHTALDRGKGRNPSKPNSPPGSPSIPRLRAIALPADGVKGKTWGPSTLHQRERGAIITQPPNPASPGGKRWSRSAPDLEKTPLRTALLASAHRSPLLQEIDYTALPSDLSTDWVTPDYPLTPGLTGPYIMPMPVPMPTLYNGEMKKPKLSIIELVLYNIAAMLAGVATGYDVRMSNISPIHPRLHPRLNECEDDLPRWWFHAETGSNRNSGYLGPDYEFSSSSGYPHNTYHGPARHYRPFLSNMGGIAPGLPPSVIPDKPLRFTDSPQHYVSSSGSNAPTPSPRRKSSSTSNEDTYPPDTGRVERIERGPTIYMGNVAPFPDYGPPVYAVVPSVRRNPPDTSYFVHPDYHDRMLDCPEFPHAYDNPSSINSTARPASRLPSYTHHRTSSNVSNASTSSQSNINPTFRLEDEENYSLYPPGSYYQRSSNIISNIALYNSGILNHEYGSTFLSRQNSHESNSNSGERPSNLEVVTRLRSSLKRSNYSYNSPNKGTSKNNSGSCTPTNPTPPDSLTSEDSSYVSAKDSQISISRVRFSPVTFDRDGVSRDHRETLLDIPVHGQTQDATVPLQANRRPNRNRKPSISELEREFLS, translated from the exons ATGCCGCCGGCCGGGCTATCGGCAAGGGGCTTGTCTACCTTGATGGACCACGGACAACCAGATGCTCGTCATCGGAGCGAGCGGTTTCTACTTTATCCAGAGAATGGCTCCACATATTCTCATTCTTCTAGTACAGTCACCTTGTCTCCACGATATCAATCTGGAAACAGAGGGAACAATCATTCCACCag ttacGGATATTTGTATGGACGTATGTCCAGCAACAATATGTCTGACAGCAGTGTTTCTGACACACACAGTGGTGGTACTGCAAGAACTGTCTCTCAACAAACTAGTCCATCCCATGGAACACATTCGTCATCTCGATCACGACAAGATAATAGCTCAACTATTTTCACTGCACTATTTGATTATGTTGCTCAAGGTGAAGATGAGTTATCTTTACAAAGAGGTGAAACTGTTGAG GTTTTGTCTAAGGACTCTAAAATCTCAGGTGATGAGGGATGGTGGACAGGAAAAATTCATGGGAAAGTTGGTATTTTCCCAGCAAATTTTGTTGCCGAGGTAGAGAGCATTGATAGGGTATCATCAGTAATCGATAAAGTTCAACCGGTTGAAATAGATTTTGAAGAATTGCAATTAGAAGAAGTTATAGGTGTCGGTGGTTTTGGTAAAGTGTATAG AGGGTTTTGGCAAAAGCATGAAGTAGCTGTCAAAGCAGCTCGTCAGGATCCAGATGAGGAGCCTAGtgtaatattagaaaatgtcAGACAAGAAGCAAAATTATTTTGGTTATTAAAACATGAAAATATTGTGCAATTAGAAGGTGTTTGCTTGAAAATGCCAAACATGTGTCTTGTCATGGAATACGCTCGCGGAGGTAGTTTAAATAGAGTTCTTAGTGGTAGAAAAATCAGACCAGACGTTCTTGTAGATTGGGCAATTCAAATTGCTCGTGGTATGGATTATCTTCATAATAAGGCACCTGTCAGTCTTATTCATAGAGATCTAAAGAGTTCTAATG tGTTACTAAGTGAACCTATAGAAAATGATGATCTTCAATATAAAACACTAAAAATAACAGATTTTGGATTGGCAAGAGAAGTGTATAAAACCACACGTATGTCAGCTGCAGGAACATATGCCTGGATGGCACCtgaagttattaaaaaaagtactTTTAGTAAAGCTAGTGATGTTTGGAG TTATGGTGTACTTTTATGGGAATTGTTAACTGGTGAAACACCCTATAAAGGTATAGATGCATTAGCTGTAGCATATGGTGTTGCAGTCAATAAACTGACACTTCCAATCCCATCAACATGTCCTCAACCATGGAGGTGTCTCATGGaag CTTGCTGGTCATCAGACAGTCATTGCAGACCTGGCTTTGCAGAAATTTTATTGGCATTAGACGAAGTACGTAGTGCATTTGCAGCAACACCACATGAATCATTTCATACGATGCAAGAAGATTGGAGGCTTGAAATTGAGCAAGTTCTTCATGGATTGCGCATGAAAGAGAAG GCATGCCGTTCTCTCGAAGAG gAATTGCGCTGTAGAGAAGAGGAATTGACAAAAGCACAAGTGCAACAACGACAACACGAAGAAAACTTGCGGCAACGAGAACAAGAGTTAGCGGCTCGTGAAATAGATTTATTAGAACGTGAACTGACAGTGATGATAATTCAACAACAAAATACACCCACGCCGAATAAAAGGCGTGGTAAATTTAAAAAGTCTagattaaaattgaataaaaaagaaccaGGAAGTAATATTAGTGCTCCTTCAg ATTTTCGTCACACGATAACTGTTCAGCATACGGCCTTAGACAGAGGAAAAGGTAGAAATCCATCAAAACCAAACAGTCCACCAGGTTCACCTAGTATTCCAAGACTTCGTGCAATCGCAT TACCAGCAGATGGAGTTAAGGGTAAGACTTGGGGACCATCGACTCTTCATCAACGAGAGCGTGGAGCTATAATCACACAGCCACCAAATCCTGCATCGCCCGGTGGCAAACGGTGGTCTCGTTCTGCGCCAGATCTTGAAAAGACTCCACTGCGTACAGCTTTGCTGGCAAGCGCACATCGTTCCCCGCTTCTGCAAGAAATAG attatacAGCATTACCATCTGATCTCTCAACCGACTGGGTAACACCGGATTATCCTTTAACACCTGGATTGACTGGTCCTTACATCATGCCAATGCCTGTTCCTATGCCTACTCTTTACAATGGTGAAATGAAAAAACCAAAGTTAAGCATAATTGAGCTGGTATTATACAATATCGCAGCCATGTTGGCTGGTGTGGCAACAGGGTATGATGTACGAATGTCAAACATATCTCCAATTCATCCGAGACTACATCCACGATTAAATGAATGCGAAGATGATCTACCAAGATGGTGGTTTCATGCAGAAACTGGATCAAATCGTAATTCTGGTTATCTTGGTCCTGACTATGAATTTAGTTCAAGCAGTGGTTATCCTCATAATACTTATCATGGACCAGCTCGTCATTATAG GCCATTTTTGAGTAATATGGGTGGTATAGCCCCAGGTCTTCCACCTAGTGTCATACCAGATAAACCTTTACGGTTTACAGATTCTCCACAACATTATGTCAGTAGTTCAGGTTCTAATGCCCCAACGCCAAGCCCACGTAGAAAAAGTAGTAGTACAAGTAATGAAGATACATACCCACCTGATACGGGTAGAGTTGAACGTATAGAAAGGGGACCTACAATCTACATGGGAAATGTTGCACCATTTCCTGACTATGGACCACCAGTGTATGCAGTTGTTCCATCGGTAAGACGCAACCCGCCAGATACATCTTATTTTGTACACCCGGATTATCA tgaccGAATGTTAGACTGTCCTGAATTTCCACATGCATATGACAATCCGAGTAGTATAAACAGTACTGCTCGACCTGCATCCAGACTTCCTTCGTACACGCATCATCGTACCTCGTCGAACGTTTCCAATGCAAGTACATCAAGTCAGAGTAACATTAATCCAACATTTCGTTTAgaggatgaagaaaattaCTCTTTATATCCACCAGGTTCCTATTATCAACGATCATCCAACATTATCTCAAATATAGCATTATATAATTCTGGTATCCTTAATCATGAATATGGTTCGACATTTCTATCACGTCAAAATTCTCACGAATCAAATTCGAATTCTGGAGAACGTCCAAGTAATCTTGAGGTAGTGACTCGATTACGTTCAAGTTTGAAACGAtctaattattcttataattcCCCAAATAAAGGtacaagtaaaaataattctggGTCTTGTACGCCCACGAATCCTACACCACCAGATTCATTAACGTCGGAAGATTCAAGTTATGTTTCAGCAAAAGATAGTCAAATTTCTATAAGTAGAGTTCGATTTTCTCCTGTAACATTTGATCGAGATGGAGTTTCACGCGATCATAGAGAAACCTTATTAGATATTCCTGTACATGGACAAACGCAAGATGCAACGGTACCTTTACAAGCTAACCGACGTCcgaatagaaatagaaaaccAAGTATCTCtgaattagaaagagaatttttatcataG
- the LOC127065827 gene encoding mitogen-activated protein kinase kinase kinase 11-like isoform X1 gives MPPAGLSARGLSTLMDHGQPDARHRSERFLLYPENGSTYSHSSSTVTLSPRYQSGNRGNNHSTSYGYLYGRMSSNNMSDSSVSDTHSGGTARTVSQQTSPSHGTHSSSRSRQDNSSTIFTALFDYVAQGEDELSLQRGETVEVLSKDSKISGDEGWWTGKIHGKVGIFPANFVAEVESIDRVSSVIDKVQPVEIDFEELQLEEVIGVGGFGKVYRGFWQKHEVAVKAARQDPDEEPSVILENVRQEAKLFWLLKHENIVQLEGVCLKMPNMCLVMEYARGGSLNRVLSGRKIRPDVLVDWAIQIARGMDYLHNKAPVSLIHRDLKSSNVLLSEPIENDDLQYKTLKITDFGLAREVYKTTRMSAAGTYAWMAPEVIKKSTFSKASDVWSYGVLLWELLTGETPYKGIDALAVAYGVAVNKLTLPIPSTCPQPWRCLMEACWSSDSHCRPGFAEILLALDEVRSAFAATPHESFHTMQEDWRLEIEQVLHGLRMKEKACRSLEEELRCREEELTKAQVQQRQHEENLRQREQELAAREIDLLERELTVMIIQQQNTPTPNKRRGKFKKSRLKLNKKEPGSNISAPSDFRHTITVQHTALDRGKGRNPSKPNSPPGSPSIPRLRAIALPADGVKGKTWGPSTLHQRERGAIITQPPNPASPGGKRWSRSAPDLEKTPLRTALLASAHRSPLLQEIGLSEESIYPTHYTALPSDLSTDWVTPDYPLTPGLTGPYIMPMPVPMPTLYNGEMKKPKLSIIELVLYNIAAMLAGVATGYDVRMSNISPIHPRLHPRLNECEDDLPRWWFHAETGSNRNSGYLGPDYEFSSSSGYPHNTYHGPARHYRPFLSNMGGIAPGLPPSVIPDKPLRFTDSPQHYVSSSGSNAPTPSPRRKSSSTSNEDTYPPDTGRVERIERGPTIYMGNVAPFPDYGPPVYAVVPSVRRNPPDTSYFVHPDYHDRMLDCPEFPHAYDNPSSINSTARPASRLPSYTHHRTSSNVSNASTSSQSNINPTFRLEDEENYSLYPPGSYYQRSSNIISNIALYNSGILNHEYGSTFLSRQNSHESNSNSGERPSNLEVVTRLRSSLKRSNYSYNSPNKGTSKNNSGSCTPTNPTPPDSLTSEDSSYVSAKDSQISISRVRFSPVTFDRDGVSRDHRETLLDIPVHGQTQDATVPLQANRRPNRNRKPSISELEREFLS, from the exons ATGCCGCCGGCCGGGCTATCGGCAAGGGGCTTGTCTACCTTGATGGACCACGGACAACCAGATGCTCGTCATCGGAGCGAGCGGTTTCTACTTTATCCAGAGAATGGCTCCACATATTCTCATTCTTCTAGTACAGTCACCTTGTCTCCACGATATCAATCTGGAAACAGAGGGAACAATCATTCCACCag ttacGGATATTTGTATGGACGTATGTCCAGCAACAATATGTCTGACAGCAGTGTTTCTGACACACACAGTGGTGGTACTGCAAGAACTGTCTCTCAACAAACTAGTCCATCCCATGGAACACATTCGTCATCTCGATCACGACAAGATAATAGCTCAACTATTTTCACTGCACTATTTGATTATGTTGCTCAAGGTGAAGATGAGTTATCTTTACAAAGAGGTGAAACTGTTGAG GTTTTGTCTAAGGACTCTAAAATCTCAGGTGATGAGGGATGGTGGACAGGAAAAATTCATGGGAAAGTTGGTATTTTCCCAGCAAATTTTGTTGCCGAGGTAGAGAGCATTGATAGGGTATCATCAGTAATCGATAAAGTTCAACCGGTTGAAATAGATTTTGAAGAATTGCAATTAGAAGAAGTTATAGGTGTCGGTGGTTTTGGTAAAGTGTATAG AGGGTTTTGGCAAAAGCATGAAGTAGCTGTCAAAGCAGCTCGTCAGGATCCAGATGAGGAGCCTAGtgtaatattagaaaatgtcAGACAAGAAGCAAAATTATTTTGGTTATTAAAACATGAAAATATTGTGCAATTAGAAGGTGTTTGCTTGAAAATGCCAAACATGTGTCTTGTCATGGAATACGCTCGCGGAGGTAGTTTAAATAGAGTTCTTAGTGGTAGAAAAATCAGACCAGACGTTCTTGTAGATTGGGCAATTCAAATTGCTCGTGGTATGGATTATCTTCATAATAAGGCACCTGTCAGTCTTATTCATAGAGATCTAAAGAGTTCTAATG tGTTACTAAGTGAACCTATAGAAAATGATGATCTTCAATATAAAACACTAAAAATAACAGATTTTGGATTGGCAAGAGAAGTGTATAAAACCACACGTATGTCAGCTGCAGGAACATATGCCTGGATGGCACCtgaagttattaaaaaaagtactTTTAGTAAAGCTAGTGATGTTTGGAG TTATGGTGTACTTTTATGGGAATTGTTAACTGGTGAAACACCCTATAAAGGTATAGATGCATTAGCTGTAGCATATGGTGTTGCAGTCAATAAACTGACACTTCCAATCCCATCAACATGTCCTCAACCATGGAGGTGTCTCATGGaag CTTGCTGGTCATCAGACAGTCATTGCAGACCTGGCTTTGCAGAAATTTTATTGGCATTAGACGAAGTACGTAGTGCATTTGCAGCAACACCACATGAATCATTTCATACGATGCAAGAAGATTGGAGGCTTGAAATTGAGCAAGTTCTTCATGGATTGCGCATGAAAGAGAAG GCATGCCGTTCTCTCGAAGAG gAATTGCGCTGTAGAGAAGAGGAATTGACAAAAGCACAAGTGCAACAACGACAACACGAAGAAAACTTGCGGCAACGAGAACAAGAGTTAGCGGCTCGTGAAATAGATTTATTAGAACGTGAACTGACAGTGATGATAATTCAACAACAAAATACACCCACGCCGAATAAAAGGCGTGGTAAATTTAAAAAGTCTagattaaaattgaataaaaaagaaccaGGAAGTAATATTAGTGCTCCTTCAg ATTTTCGTCACACGATAACTGTTCAGCATACGGCCTTAGACAGAGGAAAAGGTAGAAATCCATCAAAACCAAACAGTCCACCAGGTTCACCTAGTATTCCAAGACTTCGTGCAATCGCAT TACCAGCAGATGGAGTTAAGGGTAAGACTTGGGGACCATCGACTCTTCATCAACGAGAGCGTGGAGCTATAATCACACAGCCACCAAATCCTGCATCGCCCGGTGGCAAACGGTGGTCTCGTTCTGCGCCAGATCTTGAAAAGACTCCACTGCGTACAGCTTTGCTGGCAAGCGCACATCGTTCCCCGCTTCTGCAAGAAATAG GCCTTTCTGAGGAAAGCATTTATCCCACTC attatacAGCATTACCATCTGATCTCTCAACCGACTGGGTAACACCGGATTATCCTTTAACACCTGGATTGACTGGTCCTTACATCATGCCAATGCCTGTTCCTATGCCTACTCTTTACAATGGTGAAATGAAAAAACCAAAGTTAAGCATAATTGAGCTGGTATTATACAATATCGCAGCCATGTTGGCTGGTGTGGCAACAGGGTATGATGTACGAATGTCAAACATATCTCCAATTCATCCGAGACTACATCCACGATTAAATGAATGCGAAGATGATCTACCAAGATGGTGGTTTCATGCAGAAACTGGATCAAATCGTAATTCTGGTTATCTTGGTCCTGACTATGAATTTAGTTCAAGCAGTGGTTATCCTCATAATACTTATCATGGACCAGCTCGTCATTATAG GCCATTTTTGAGTAATATGGGTGGTATAGCCCCAGGTCTTCCACCTAGTGTCATACCAGATAAACCTTTACGGTTTACAGATTCTCCACAACATTATGTCAGTAGTTCAGGTTCTAATGCCCCAACGCCAAGCCCACGTAGAAAAAGTAGTAGTACAAGTAATGAAGATACATACCCACCTGATACGGGTAGAGTTGAACGTATAGAAAGGGGACCTACAATCTACATGGGAAATGTTGCACCATTTCCTGACTATGGACCACCAGTGTATGCAGTTGTTCCATCGGTAAGACGCAACCCGCCAGATACATCTTATTTTGTACACCCGGATTATCA tgaccGAATGTTAGACTGTCCTGAATTTCCACATGCATATGACAATCCGAGTAGTATAAACAGTACTGCTCGACCTGCATCCAGACTTCCTTCGTACACGCATCATCGTACCTCGTCGAACGTTTCCAATGCAAGTACATCAAGTCAGAGTAACATTAATCCAACATTTCGTTTAgaggatgaagaaaattaCTCTTTATATCCACCAGGTTCCTATTATCAACGATCATCCAACATTATCTCAAATATAGCATTATATAATTCTGGTATCCTTAATCATGAATATGGTTCGACATTTCTATCACGTCAAAATTCTCACGAATCAAATTCGAATTCTGGAGAACGTCCAAGTAATCTTGAGGTAGTGACTCGATTACGTTCAAGTTTGAAACGAtctaattattcttataattcCCCAAATAAAGGtacaagtaaaaataattctggGTCTTGTACGCCCACGAATCCTACACCACCAGATTCATTAACGTCGGAAGATTCAAGTTATGTTTCAGCAAAAGATAGTCAAATTTCTATAAGTAGAGTTCGATTTTCTCCTGTAACATTTGATCGAGATGGAGTTTCACGCGATCATAGAGAAACCTTATTAGATATTCCTGTACATGGACAAACGCAAGATGCAACGGTACCTTTACAAGCTAACCGACGTCcgaatagaaatagaaaaccAAGTATCTCtgaattagaaagagaatttttatcataG
- the LOC127065827 gene encoding mitogen-activated protein kinase kinase kinase 11-like isoform X2 has product MPPAGLSARGLSTLMDHGQPDARHRSERFLLYPENGSTYSHSSSTVTLSPRYQSGNRGNNHSTSYGYLYGRMSSNNMSDSSVSDTHSGGTARTVSQQTSPSHGTHSSSRSRQDNSSTIFTALFDYVAQGEDELSLQRGETVEVLSKDSKISGDEGWWTGKIHGKVGIFPANFVAEVESIDRVSSVIDKVQPVEIDFEELQLEEVIGVGGFGKVYRGFWQKHEVAVKAARQDPDEEPSVILENVRQEAKLFWLLKHENIVQLEGVCLKMPNMCLVMEYARGGSLNRVLSGRKIRPDVLVDWAIQIARGMDYLHNKAPVSLIHRDLKSSNVLLSEPIENDDLQYKTLKITDFGLAREVYKTTRMSAAGTYAWMAPEVIKKSTFSKASDVWSYGVLLWELLTGETPYKGIDALAVAYGVAVNKLTLPIPSTCPQPWRCLMEACWSSDSHCRPGFAEILLALDEVRSAFAATPHESFHTMQEDWRLEIEQVLHGLRMKEKELRCREEELTKAQVQQRQHEENLRQREQELAAREIDLLERELTVMIIQQQNTPTPNKRRGKFKKSRLKLNKKEPGSNISAPSDFRHTITVQHTALDRGKGRNPSKPNSPPGSPSIPRLRAIALPADGVKGKTWGPSTLHQRERGAIITQPPNPASPGGKRWSRSAPDLEKTPLRTALLASAHRSPLLQEIGLSEESIYPTHYTALPSDLSTDWVTPDYPLTPGLTGPYIMPMPVPMPTLYNGEMKKPKLSIIELVLYNIAAMLAGVATGYDVRMSNISPIHPRLHPRLNECEDDLPRWWFHAETGSNRNSGYLGPDYEFSSSSGYPHNTYHGPARHYRPFLSNMGGIAPGLPPSVIPDKPLRFTDSPQHYVSSSGSNAPTPSPRRKSSSTSNEDTYPPDTGRVERIERGPTIYMGNVAPFPDYGPPVYAVVPSVRRNPPDTSYFVHPDYHDRMLDCPEFPHAYDNPSSINSTARPASRLPSYTHHRTSSNVSNASTSSQSNINPTFRLEDEENYSLYPPGSYYQRSSNIISNIALYNSGILNHEYGSTFLSRQNSHESNSNSGERPSNLEVVTRLRSSLKRSNYSYNSPNKGTSKNNSGSCTPTNPTPPDSLTSEDSSYVSAKDSQISISRVRFSPVTFDRDGVSRDHRETLLDIPVHGQTQDATVPLQANRRPNRNRKPSISELEREFLS; this is encoded by the exons ATGCCGCCGGCCGGGCTATCGGCAAGGGGCTTGTCTACCTTGATGGACCACGGACAACCAGATGCTCGTCATCGGAGCGAGCGGTTTCTACTTTATCCAGAGAATGGCTCCACATATTCTCATTCTTCTAGTACAGTCACCTTGTCTCCACGATATCAATCTGGAAACAGAGGGAACAATCATTCCACCag ttacGGATATTTGTATGGACGTATGTCCAGCAACAATATGTCTGACAGCAGTGTTTCTGACACACACAGTGGTGGTACTGCAAGAACTGTCTCTCAACAAACTAGTCCATCCCATGGAACACATTCGTCATCTCGATCACGACAAGATAATAGCTCAACTATTTTCACTGCACTATTTGATTATGTTGCTCAAGGTGAAGATGAGTTATCTTTACAAAGAGGTGAAACTGTTGAG GTTTTGTCTAAGGACTCTAAAATCTCAGGTGATGAGGGATGGTGGACAGGAAAAATTCATGGGAAAGTTGGTATTTTCCCAGCAAATTTTGTTGCCGAGGTAGAGAGCATTGATAGGGTATCATCAGTAATCGATAAAGTTCAACCGGTTGAAATAGATTTTGAAGAATTGCAATTAGAAGAAGTTATAGGTGTCGGTGGTTTTGGTAAAGTGTATAG AGGGTTTTGGCAAAAGCATGAAGTAGCTGTCAAAGCAGCTCGTCAGGATCCAGATGAGGAGCCTAGtgtaatattagaaaatgtcAGACAAGAAGCAAAATTATTTTGGTTATTAAAACATGAAAATATTGTGCAATTAGAAGGTGTTTGCTTGAAAATGCCAAACATGTGTCTTGTCATGGAATACGCTCGCGGAGGTAGTTTAAATAGAGTTCTTAGTGGTAGAAAAATCAGACCAGACGTTCTTGTAGATTGGGCAATTCAAATTGCTCGTGGTATGGATTATCTTCATAATAAGGCACCTGTCAGTCTTATTCATAGAGATCTAAAGAGTTCTAATG tGTTACTAAGTGAACCTATAGAAAATGATGATCTTCAATATAAAACACTAAAAATAACAGATTTTGGATTGGCAAGAGAAGTGTATAAAACCACACGTATGTCAGCTGCAGGAACATATGCCTGGATGGCACCtgaagttattaaaaaaagtactTTTAGTAAAGCTAGTGATGTTTGGAG TTATGGTGTACTTTTATGGGAATTGTTAACTGGTGAAACACCCTATAAAGGTATAGATGCATTAGCTGTAGCATATGGTGTTGCAGTCAATAAACTGACACTTCCAATCCCATCAACATGTCCTCAACCATGGAGGTGTCTCATGGaag CTTGCTGGTCATCAGACAGTCATTGCAGACCTGGCTTTGCAGAAATTTTATTGGCATTAGACGAAGTACGTAGTGCATTTGCAGCAACACCACATGAATCATTTCATACGATGCAAGAAGATTGGAGGCTTGAAATTGAGCAAGTTCTTCATGGATTGCGCATGAAAGAGAAG gAATTGCGCTGTAGAGAAGAGGAATTGACAAAAGCACAAGTGCAACAACGACAACACGAAGAAAACTTGCGGCAACGAGAACAAGAGTTAGCGGCTCGTGAAATAGATTTATTAGAACGTGAACTGACAGTGATGATAATTCAACAACAAAATACACCCACGCCGAATAAAAGGCGTGGTAAATTTAAAAAGTCTagattaaaattgaataaaaaagaaccaGGAAGTAATATTAGTGCTCCTTCAg ATTTTCGTCACACGATAACTGTTCAGCATACGGCCTTAGACAGAGGAAAAGGTAGAAATCCATCAAAACCAAACAGTCCACCAGGTTCACCTAGTATTCCAAGACTTCGTGCAATCGCAT TACCAGCAGATGGAGTTAAGGGTAAGACTTGGGGACCATCGACTCTTCATCAACGAGAGCGTGGAGCTATAATCACACAGCCACCAAATCCTGCATCGCCCGGTGGCAAACGGTGGTCTCGTTCTGCGCCAGATCTTGAAAAGACTCCACTGCGTACAGCTTTGCTGGCAAGCGCACATCGTTCCCCGCTTCTGCAAGAAATAG GCCTTTCTGAGGAAAGCATTTATCCCACTC attatacAGCATTACCATCTGATCTCTCAACCGACTGGGTAACACCGGATTATCCTTTAACACCTGGATTGACTGGTCCTTACATCATGCCAATGCCTGTTCCTATGCCTACTCTTTACAATGGTGAAATGAAAAAACCAAAGTTAAGCATAATTGAGCTGGTATTATACAATATCGCAGCCATGTTGGCTGGTGTGGCAACAGGGTATGATGTACGAATGTCAAACATATCTCCAATTCATCCGAGACTACATCCACGATTAAATGAATGCGAAGATGATCTACCAAGATGGTGGTTTCATGCAGAAACTGGATCAAATCGTAATTCTGGTTATCTTGGTCCTGACTATGAATTTAGTTCAAGCAGTGGTTATCCTCATAATACTTATCATGGACCAGCTCGTCATTATAG GCCATTTTTGAGTAATATGGGTGGTATAGCCCCAGGTCTTCCACCTAGTGTCATACCAGATAAACCTTTACGGTTTACAGATTCTCCACAACATTATGTCAGTAGTTCAGGTTCTAATGCCCCAACGCCAAGCCCACGTAGAAAAAGTAGTAGTACAAGTAATGAAGATACATACCCACCTGATACGGGTAGAGTTGAACGTATAGAAAGGGGACCTACAATCTACATGGGAAATGTTGCACCATTTCCTGACTATGGACCACCAGTGTATGCAGTTGTTCCATCGGTAAGACGCAACCCGCCAGATACATCTTATTTTGTACACCCGGATTATCA tgaccGAATGTTAGACTGTCCTGAATTTCCACATGCATATGACAATCCGAGTAGTATAAACAGTACTGCTCGACCTGCATCCAGACTTCCTTCGTACACGCATCATCGTACCTCGTCGAACGTTTCCAATGCAAGTACATCAAGTCAGAGTAACATTAATCCAACATTTCGTTTAgaggatgaagaaaattaCTCTTTATATCCACCAGGTTCCTATTATCAACGATCATCCAACATTATCTCAAATATAGCATTATATAATTCTGGTATCCTTAATCATGAATATGGTTCGACATTTCTATCACGTCAAAATTCTCACGAATCAAATTCGAATTCTGGAGAACGTCCAAGTAATCTTGAGGTAGTGACTCGATTACGTTCAAGTTTGAAACGAtctaattattcttataattcCCCAAATAAAGGtacaagtaaaaataattctggGTCTTGTACGCCCACGAATCCTACACCACCAGATTCATTAACGTCGGAAGATTCAAGTTATGTTTCAGCAAAAGATAGTCAAATTTCTATAAGTAGAGTTCGATTTTCTCCTGTAACATTTGATCGAGATGGAGTTTCACGCGATCATAGAGAAACCTTATTAGATATTCCTGTACATGGACAAACGCAAGATGCAACGGTACCTTTACAAGCTAACCGACGTCcgaatagaaatagaaaaccAAGTATCTCtgaattagaaagagaatttttatcataG